A DNA window from Eretmochelys imbricata isolate rEreImb1 chromosome 3, rEreImb1.hap1, whole genome shotgun sequence contains the following coding sequences:
- the RNASEH1 gene encoding ribonuclease H1 isoform X1 produces the protein MLRRLLAALIHPCFVPSSGGGGDGSSMFYAVRRGRRIGVYQSWEECREQVNRYPAASFKKFASEAEALSFVGSEARQSSSYSAGTSGISSLTQKSDSYWNELETASPSCSTCKRPYEQSSEEEPNKKHVKYNETYSAPSVSKDKFSYMGDSVVVYTDGCCSSNGRRKARAGVGVYWGPGHPLNTSDRLSGRQTNQRAEIHAACKAIEQAKSQNIKKLVIYTDSKFTINGITSWVDNWKSNGWRTSTGKDVINKEDFERLDELSEGMEIQWMHVPGHAGFIGNEVADRLAREGAGKQNS, from the exons ATGTTGCGGCGACTGCTCGCGGCGCTTATTCACCCTTGTTTTGTCcccagcagcggcggcggcggcgacgGGAGCAGCATGTTCTACGCGGTGCGCAGAGGCAGGAGGATCGGAGTCTATCAGAGCTG GGAGGAGTGCCGAGAGCAGGTGAACAGGTACCCGGCCGCCAGCTTCAAGAAATTTGCCAGCGAGGCAGAGGCTTTGTCCTTTGTGGGCAGCGAGGCGCGGCAGTCCTCATCCTATTCAGCAG GTACTAGTGGCATATCTAGTTTAACACAAAAGAGTGACAGCTACTGGAATGAACTGGAAACAGCAAGCCCAAGTTGCAGCACATGCAAGAGACCATATGAGCAGTCTTCTGAGGAAGAACCTAACAAAAAACATGTAAAATACAATGAGACATATTCGGCACCTTCAGTGAGCAAAGATAAATTCTCATATATGG GTGACTCTGTAGTTGTTTATACAGATGGCTGCTGCTCAAGTAATGGGCGTCGTAAGGCACGTGCTGGAGTAGGAGTCTATTGGGGACCAGGCCACCCTTT AAATACTAGTGATAGGCTTTCTGGACGGCAGACCAACCAAAGAGCTGAAATACAT GCAGCCTGCAAAGCAATAGAGCAAGCAAAGAGTCAAAACATCAAGAAACTGGTTATTTACACTGATAGCAAGTTCACTATAAATG GTATAACAAGTTGGGTAGACAACTGGAAAAGTAATGGCTGGAGAACAAGCACAGGAAAAGATGTAATAAATAAAGAAGACTTTGAAAGACTTGATGAGCTTTCGGAGGGAATGGAAATTCAGTGG